The Ziziphus jujuba cultivar Dongzao chromosome 3, ASM3175591v1 region GACGGATGATGATATTATGTTATGGGTATAGATATGCCCGTGGGATATTCCTTCCCTAAAGAAATTGAGCTCCAATCACATGTGGGACCGTTTGAAAACTGTTTCGTACACGTCATCTTGTTCTggtttactttgtttttgtCCTGATGTGGGTCAGTGGGGTCCGCGGTTTTAGGgttgttctgttttttttcccaataggtttatttaaaaataaaattgatctaaTGGATGACCCTATGGccgttaaataaaaaaatagttataaaaaaggaaagaaggagCGCATGATATGGaaggttttttagaaaaataaaaactttattttattagaatcagtctcttttttttttttttttttttttggttggtcgAAGAATCAGTCTATTATACTTGAAATGGTTAAATATGTGACAAATTTTTATCCGTTATATGCAatagtaattattatttgaattaaaatctaaaaagttATATAGAATGGGACAACTTTTTGATACATTtcatattttctcttaaaaaaaaattcttatataaGCATCTTCCATAtcaaaaaatatcaattctgggtaaaaaaaccttttttttataatgtataTTATGAGCATTTTAAGATAATTTTgagtaataaagaaaataaaacttttccattaatttttttttatttaatcccTCACTTTCAGCatcaaaagcaaaataaaagtttaagccaaaaaaaaaaaaaagcaaaataaaagttattttggACTTTCATATGAAAGGTCTCCAAACCATGTAATTGGTtttcatatgtgtgtgtgtgtatatatatatatatctgtaaatATAAATGGCCATGTAATAATtagttttcattaattaaaaccaagtaatcaattaaattttaaaaatagatatattgGTTTCAGAGCTTTCCACGCTCAGAAACCTAAATCACACACATCCCAACttcatccaaaaataatagaaaaagagagttaaaaaaaaaaaaaccaaaaaacaaacaaacaaaaaaaccaatatGAAAAATCACAAAATTCTACCCACAAAATAGCCATGCAAAAATAGTACGTACACTCAAGAAAATCATACAAacaatatctctctctctctctcttcaatgGTGGGAgagaatttttttcacaaaaacatatatatatgtataactatacataaataaataaggctAACAAAAAGCCCTAAAACCTCTCCCATCCACAATACTCACCACCATATTCCCCCCATCTCCATTTTCCTCAAACCCATTTGGGATCtgctttctctttcctctcccTTTTGCCTGCAATTTTTTCCTTCCAAAGGAGCATATTGGCTCCattgaggaaagaaaaaaacagaaactcTTTTGAGGAAGCAGGTCTCAACCCCTTCTTCCTTTccctcatcttttttttttttttttttttttggccttttatgTCTCTCTCTATTTCCACCACAATGTCTCCTTTCCCTCTACTTATCCTTCTTTTCATTTCCATTCCATTCGCCCAATCCAAACTCTCTATCGATTACTACAAGCACTCGTGCCCGGATTTTCAAAGAATCGTCCGTGAGATTGTCACAACCAAGCAACTTTCCAACCCTACCACCGCCGCTGGAACTCTTCGCGTCTTCTTCCATGATTGCATGGTAGAAGGCTGCGATGCCTCTGTCCTCATCTCCTCCAACCATGTCAATAGTGCTGAGCGCGATGCCGATCTTAATCTCTCTCTCCCAGGTGAGTCCTACCCTTCAAAGAACTATATAAcattaataaatagataaaacttCTTTTCACCTGTTTGATATTAtgatttcacaaattttttttttttttatgttttcaaaacACTTTCCATCAAGTTAATAAAATGTTAGATTTTGATTATAAAAGATTTTAGATATtaagttttcaatttaattaattttaaatatgtcCAGCACTAttacatttttgttttacttttccatACTTTAATTTTAATCAAGTAATTTAAATCGAGTACAATGAATTAACCTAGAAAAGAATAGaacattaatattttgtatttttattaaacattaaGAAAATGCTTATGACAAAAACAATTTACTCATTGAAAAGAGGAATATGAGTAAaagtttctatttatatatatatatatatatataaatgtatgtaaattttcttttatcagGACATTTTTTTCAAGATTTGTCTGTAAAAACTCTATAAACTCGATAATTGAGTATTATACAAAATCTTATACATCACACACCATATGTCATTGGCCATTTCATTGACAGTAGAAaagcgatatatatatatacacacacacacatatacatacataagctatatatatatatatatacacacatacatacgtatgtatatttttaattgtatttactTATCCAAAAGTTTGGCTCCACCCTTTTAGGTGATGCTTTCGATGTTGTAATCAGAGCCAAAACCACCCTAGAGCTCACCTGCCCTGGTGTAGTCTCCTGCGCTGATATCTTGGCTCAAACCACCAGGGACCTTATCACAATGGTGGGAGGTCCTTTCTACAAAGTCCGACTAGGCCGCAAAGACGGACTCATCTCGAAAGCCTCACGTGTAGAAGGAAACCTCCCTAGGGTTAACCACACCATGGACACCATGATCAAGGTCTTCGCTAACAAAGGTTTCAGCATCCAAGAAATGGTGGCACTAACCGGTGGACACACAATTGGCTTCTCACATTGCAAGGAATTCGCTGACAGGCTCTTTCACTTCAAGAAGACCACACAAACCGACCCGGCTATCCACCCGAAATTCGCAGATGCATTGAAGAGAACATGTGCCCACTACAAGACTGACACTGCCATGTCGGCATTCAACGACGTGATGACGCCAGGAAAGTTTGATAATATGTACTACCAAAATCTTCAGAGGGGATTAGGGTTATTGACTTCGGACCATGCATTGGTTAAGGATCCAAGAACAAGACCTTTTGTTGAGTTGTATGCCACAAACCAGAACGAGTTTTTCAAGGCATTTTCTCGTGCAATGGAAAAGCTTAGCATTCTTCATGTCAAGACTGGACACAAAGGAGAGGTGAGGCACAGATGCGATGCCTTCAATTCCATtcgcacttaaaaaaaataaaaaataaaaaataagaaaatagaaaataaaaaaaaaattgtttgtggGTTTGTGGTTTCGATCTCATGATGaacatgcatatatgtatatgatgatgagacatatatgtatatgatgatgagaaaatttaaacaaacaaaaaaaaaaaaactattttttcccttttaaatttctaaaagaaatttttttttctttttatttatttatcctttctaagagagagagagagagaagtttgATGGGTTGATATTATGATGTTTTAGCTAATTTGATCTATTTTTatggtgatgatttttttttttctttttcatgatcTATATAACATATggcaaatatatatgcatatacaaatatatatgtgtgtgtgtgtgtatatagaataactttttttattaaaaattttatgtacaCTTTGGTGAATTTGTGAGTTATAAGAGAACGATGAAGaaaggaaataatttttttcttttcatcaagaagaaaagaaaaacgaacTAGGACACTATATAATTATGATCAGAAATAGGTAGCTGAGATAGTCTAGTTCATAAGGATATCTCTACTATGTAGGCAccctaaaacaaataaaaccatcatagctaaaatattatttagaaataaattaaagaaatatttacaTTTGTCCAACCAAAAGACATACAAaccaaaatgccaaaaaaaaaaaatccctaaaaAGGGCATGAAACATAGaaatacaaagaaaagaaaatcaaacagCCACATTAAAACACATTTAGTAAAACTCAATGGACAAACCTCCGTGAGAAAAAGTGTACCATCTAAACAAGAAACCtcaaagataataaaaatcgaaaaaaaaaattaatcgaaaaattaataaaataattttcaaatctagCTTTATTTTGAACAAaccaaatagaaaaaagagatgCCCGAATAGCAACCTGTAGAAGATTCCTCGCTTATGAACTAAGGCTGAAATCCATGCATGTAAAATGAACTCCACCAAGGTACCTGAAAGGTCCAAATCttagtaaaataaattaccCTAAAACCTCCAAATAGCAACAGCATAAGGAAATTGTAAAAACAAATGAAGAGCATCCTCACTAGCATGATGACGCAAAAAACATTTAGAATAAGAATTAAATCTGAAATAAGCAAACTTGTCATCAGTAGGTAATCTATTCCATAAAAGTCTCTAACCTAAAATAGACTTCGAAGAAGGAATATGAGGAGCCCAAACATATCTAACCCATCTAGGAGGCTCACCAAAATTATCCAACTTAGACAATAAAAAGATTTACAACAAAGATCACCAAAACTAGAAGGCATCCATATATACCAACTTCTCAGGAAAAGTTGAAAAAACCTTATCATCCAATTTAGAAACCACCTGCGGAAATTATTCTCTAAAACTCGTAGGAAAAAATTTCTTTTCggaaactatatttttatttaaattcatcccaaaaaaaaaataataataataatacaactctTTCGTGTAAGTGAAAAAGCGTTGTACTACTTGAAAGAGATATAcaaatttactttaaaataaaattacttaatatgTTTGAATATTATCCGTATATATATTTAGCTTTAAATATGATATCTGaatgtataaataatatgatattgtattctttgaccaaaaaaataatatataatttcacttgtagtgaaaaaataaacttatttaatgttagaattactgaaaataataatagtaaaagaaATGCAGTGATatgagaaattaaaaataaaaaataaaaaataaaaaatttaaaaaataagagaaattCTAGTTACATGACCCTCGAACTCTATAcagtttttttataaatttatatttttacccttatttaaaattattattaaagatatctattaattaaatatttttgtattcaGAAGTATAGGATTGAACATTTCAAATATGTTCAGAAATATATGATTGAACATCTTaatatatttggaattatgcaattaaatatttttaaatatgaatatcttatatgtatttaaaagtgTATAACTGAATATATCAAATGCATTTAGAAGTGTACGACTAAAGTATTCAGAtacaaacatattaaatatattcaaaattatatgatttagcatcttaaatatgttaaaaaatataagatcGAATATCTTTTGAGGCATTTAAGATTTTAAATCCAATACTCCAATGATTACATCTTTCCAAAAAGTGTTCTAAcctgaaagaaaattttgtgaaatttttataaCTATTAGTTTCgtccaaaaatattataaagagtTTTTATGGAGTGGTGTTTTATTTGTAagcaatttgtgaaaaaaaaaaaaaaactttctttttgttgtttagtTAAAACTCTATGAATTGTGGGTGTTTTAGGtattagaaatattatataaagttattttatattttttatatatttgaatggAGTGTAAAGAATAATATTGTATAgaactcttttaaaattataaaaaaaacttttcaatgAATAATCAtaaacataaaacataaaaaattaaaaaaaattaaaaaaaaaacttgaaaatctTTAGAACAATGgtaaaaagtcatataaaagtAAATTATAATATCAACAAATATTGCAACTTTCATGTTCTCCAAAACGAAAAATAAGAGGAAGTAACTTTGCCAATTGTGTTTTTTCTTGAAACAATTTACACTTTTAAGTCAAATGCCTTTGACGATTAATCATTCTTAATAACTTTTCAAATTTGCCACTTTATTatgcatttgttatttttttttttaaattaggatTATAATATAGTTTAAGTAAACGGGGTGCGAGATTTTATTCAAGCCTGATCAAACTGAGAATTTAAAGATGCATTTACAAAGACTTCTACCACTTGATCAAccctataaatataattttttttagaatttttatcaatattgtaTCTCATTAGTGTTGGCAAAAATTAGGGTCTCCTCCTGATTTCTTTAAGATCTTGGAATTGATAGCAAAGATAAAGAAGGCTTTGGTAATTACTTTTACAACGACacatgaaaatgacaaaacGTGCTATGATTGTCGCTCAAAGATATTTTTGTGGAACACTTTACAAAACTCATGTGAAGATTTGTGCAGACAACTTCAACATTGTAGAAGGAAAGGTGTCTCAAAATCTATGGCatcagagactcggtcacatgagcaAGAAAGGATTGTCTACTTTAATGAAACAGAAGCTTAGCACTATTTCTAAAGATGCTGTGCTAAATCCTTATAATCATTGTTTGTATCACAAGCAGCATAgatgttaggacccgtccaaaattcctcaccagaatcctatacaagccctgatcccaagaaaataccaccgaaccttccaacggaaaatccggtagcacctcccctaagagtaggactaaccaaaaatttcctgcactgaaacacacttctatacacatccccttattcctcccacaaaactacaagttgattccacaaatttacagcactccaaaaaaataacagtaaatcagtgcataataataactacacgtccaatacagtatacagagcattatacaataaatgtggaattaataaaatgacagataagaaagtaatacaagataaagaggaaaaagggaagaaatacttcttggactttcggcaacgaactgagacgttgggctcggcccgaacgatcaacgtctcccaacctggacttaggggaacagaatttaaaaacgtgagatgctaatcatctcagtgagtgaccctatctactgaacacttttaatatttataatataacaaataaaggaatttaattaataccgacaattaaatagataaataaataataaacaattgaaagtaataatttct contains the following coding sequences:
- the LOC107423571 gene encoding peroxidase 65-like; the encoded protein is MSLSISTTMSPFPLLILLFISIPFAQSKLSIDYYKHSCPDFQRIVREIVTTKQLSNPTTAAGTLRVFFHDCMVEGCDASVLISSNHVNSAERDADLNLSLPGDAFDVVIRAKTTLELTCPGVVSCADILAQTTRDLITMVGGPFYKVRLGRKDGLISKASRVEGNLPRVNHTMDTMIKVFANKGFSIQEMVALTGGHTIGFSHCKEFADRLFHFKKTTQTDPAIHPKFADALKRTCAHYKTDTAMSAFNDVMTPGKFDNMYYQNLQRGLGLLTSDHALVKDPRTRPFVELYATNQNEFFKAFSRAMEKLSILHVKTGHKGEVRHRCDAFNSIRT